A genomic window from Candidatus Krumholzibacteriia bacterium includes:
- a CDS encoding polyribonucleotide nucleotidyltransferase, with product MLNNPQRVSMEINGAELVIETGRIAKQADGSVMIRHGDTMALVTACMGSRPVDKDFLPLFVEYRERTYAAGKIPGGFFKREARPSDRETLCARLIDRPFRPLFPKGMRHEVQLASHTVSADGVHSADVMSITGASAALALSGIPVEEIISGVRVGLIDGEFVANPNFEQLEESLLDLIIAGSDDMIMMIEGGCEEVSESEMLDAIEFGHEVIRKQNALQKQLVEMVGAPEKLKIEAPSLDEEIVEKVQGIAADKLAEAVKIGAKHERQAAIDAIRDEVNEAIVTEDSGPDVAKTVSAAFGQLEKSLMRNRILDEGVRADGRNTTDVRPIEIESGLLPRAHGSALFTRGETQALVAVTLGTQQDEQKIDALEGESWKSFMLHYNFPPFSVGEVGFFRGAGRREIGHGMLAERALEPMVPANEDFPYTIRIVSDIMESNGSSSMASVCGGSLAMMDAGVPMHAPVAGVAMGLIKEGDKVAILTDILGVEDHLGDMDFKVTGTENGITAFQLDTKIKGLSREIMEEALDNARKARLHILAEMAKAMPKHREQLSQFAPKISTIQIPTTKIGELIGPGGKNIKRIQEETGANVEVNDDGIVFVSSPDQAAGQACVDLIAGMMAEPEVGKTYHGKIKRITDFGAFVEILPNKEGLLHISEVAHERIAKVTDVLKEGETVDVTVLEVDSAKGRIRLSRKALLDKPQRAGS from the coding sequence TTGCTGAACAATCCCCAGCGCGTTTCGATGGAGATCAACGGTGCGGAGCTGGTCATCGAGACCGGCCGCATCGCGAAGCAAGCCGACGGTTCGGTGATGATCCGTCACGGAGACACCATGGCCCTCGTCACCGCGTGCATGGGTTCGCGCCCGGTCGACAAGGACTTCCTCCCGCTCTTCGTCGAGTATCGCGAGCGTACCTACGCCGCCGGCAAGATTCCCGGTGGTTTCTTCAAGCGTGAAGCACGTCCGTCCGACCGCGAGACGCTCTGCGCGCGCCTGATCGACCGTCCGTTCCGTCCGCTGTTCCCCAAGGGAATGCGTCACGAGGTCCAGCTCGCGAGTCACACCGTGAGTGCCGACGGCGTGCACTCTGCGGACGTCATGAGCATCACCGGGGCCTCGGCCGCGCTCGCACTGAGCGGGATCCCCGTCGAGGAGATCATCAGCGGCGTGCGGGTCGGTCTGATCGACGGTGAGTTCGTCGCGAACCCGAACTTCGAGCAGCTCGAGGAGAGCCTGCTCGATCTGATCATCGCCGGTTCCGACGACATGATCATGATGATCGAGGGCGGCTGCGAAGAGGTCAGCGAGAGCGAGATGCTCGACGCGATCGAGTTCGGCCACGAGGTCATCCGCAAGCAGAACGCCCTGCAGAAGCAGCTCGTCGAGATGGTGGGCGCGCCCGAGAAGCTGAAGATCGAGGCGCCCTCGCTCGACGAGGAGATCGTCGAGAAGGTCCAGGGCATCGCGGCCGACAAGTTGGCCGAGGCCGTGAAGATCGGGGCCAAGCACGAGCGGCAGGCGGCGATCGACGCGATCCGCGACGAGGTGAACGAGGCGATCGTCACCGAGGACTCGGGTCCCGACGTGGCCAAGACCGTCTCGGCCGCCTTCGGCCAGCTCGAGAAGTCGCTCATGCGCAACCGCATCCTCGACGAGGGCGTGCGGGCCGACGGCCGGAACACCACCGACGTGCGTCCGATCGAGATCGAGAGCGGTCTGCTGCCGCGGGCCCACGGTTCGGCGCTGTTCACGCGCGGCGAGACCCAGGCCCTGGTCGCGGTCACGCTCGGCACCCAGCAGGACGAGCAGAAGATCGACGCTCTCGAGGGCGAGAGCTGGAAGAGCTTCATGCTCCACTACAACTTCCCACCGTTCAGCGTGGGCGAGGTCGGCTTCTTCCGCGGCGCCGGCCGACGCGAGATCGGTCACGGCATGCTGGCCGAGCGCGCGCTCGAGCCCATGGTGCCCGCGAACGAGGACTTCCCCTACACGATCCGCATCGTCAGCGACATCATGGAGAGCAACGGCTCGAGCTCCATGGCGTCGGTCTGCGGCGGTTCGCTGGCCATGATGGACGCCGGCGTGCCCATGCACGCTCCGGTGGCCGGTGTGGCCATGGGCCTGATCAAGGAAGGCGACAAGGTCGCGATCCTGACCGACATCCTGGGCGTCGAGGACCACCTCGGCGACATGGACTTCAAGGTCACGGGCACCGAGAACGGCATCACCGCCTTCCAGCTCGACACCAAGATCAAGGGCCTGAGCCGCGAGATCATGGAGGAGGCGCTGGACAACGCGCGCAAGGCGCGGCTGCACATCCTCGCGGAGATGGCCAAGGCCATGCCGAAGCACCGTGAGCAGCTGAGCCAGTTCGCACCGAAGATCAGCACCATCCAGATCCCGACGACCAAGATCGGCGAGCTGATCGGTCCGGGCGGCAAGAACATCAAGCGGATCCAGGAAGAGACCGGCGCGAACGTCGAGGTCAACGACGACGGCATCGTGTTCGTCTCGAGCCCGGACCAGGCAGCCGGTCAGGCCTGTGTGGACCTGATCGCCGGCATGATGGCCGAACCCGAGGTGGGCAAGACCTACCACGGGAAGATCAAGCGGATCACCGACTTCGGTGCCTTCGTGGAGATCCTCCCGAACAAGGAGGGCCTGCTCCACATCAGCGAGGTCGCCCACGAGCGGATCGCCAAGGTGACCGACGTGTTGAAGGAGGGCGAGACGGTCGACGTGACCGTGCTCGAGGTGGACTCGGCCAAGGGCCGTATCCGCCTGAGCCGCAAGGCCCTCCTCGACAAGCCGCAGCGCGCCGGGAGCTGA
- a CDS encoding DUF503 domain-containing protein, translated as MIVVSLHVTLRLYASNSIKEKRQVVKSVRERLRNRFNVAVAEVGAQDEWRTAVLGLVTVASEGRLADREVDAITRFLDGDVRFEMIERDVEIH; from the coding sequence ATGATCGTCGTCTCCCTGCACGTGACCCTTCGGCTCTACGCCTCGAACTCCATCAAGGAGAAGCGGCAGGTCGTGAAGAGCGTGCGCGAGCGGCTGCGGAATCGTTTCAACGTGGCCGTGGCCGAGGTCGGTGCGCAGGACGAGTGGCGGACGGCCGTACTGGGTCTGGTGACGGTGGCCAGCGAGGGCAGACTCGCCGATCGCGAGGTCGATGCGATCACGCGCTTCCTCGACGGCGACGTCCGGTTCGAGATGATCGAACGGGACGTGGAGATCCACTGA
- the rpsO gene encoding 30S ribosomal protein S15, producing MMAFDKAIKAEVIAKYKKHDQDSGSPEVQIALLSERIAHLTEHFKVHKKDHHSRRGLLKMVGQRKRLLNYLKSKDIEGYRALIKELGIRG from the coding sequence ATCATGGCGTTCGACAAGGCCATCAAGGCTGAGGTCATCGCGAAGTACAAGAAGCACGACCAGGACTCGGGTTCACCCGAGGTGCAGATCGCTCTGCTCAGCGAGCGCATTGCCCACCTCACCGAACACTTCAAGGTCCACAAGAAGGACCATCACTCGCGCCGGGGCCTGCTCAAGATGGTGGGTCAGCGCAAGCGCCTTCTGAACTACTTGAAGTCCAAGGACATCGAAGGCTACCGAGCCCTGATCAAGGAACTGGGGATCCGCGGCTGA
- the ribF gene encoding riboflavin biosynthesis protein RibF, translating into MRYERTTVADLPRLQGRWAVTLGTFDGVHRGHAAVLQALSAASRRNGISGSCAVTFDPHPRAFLDRGPAPELLTTLDERARLLEASGIDALVVLDFDARLSGLPFEDFVRDVLQERLQMSHFVLGHDVHFGRGRGGNAHTVRAIAPRSGFGVEEVGSLSIDGAPVSSTRIRRALLEGDFGHAVDLMGHPYLFVGRVVRGRGLGRQLGFATANLDLAPDRLRPALGVYGGWTRWDGAAWTPAIANVGRGPTVADGEPPRVEVHVPGRAVDLYDRRLELALSVRIRPEVRFPGLEALRTAIHRDVESLPARLAAVGGWGRPERIDRLDPPEAAAG; encoded by the coding sequence GTGAGGTACGAGCGCACGACCGTCGCCGACCTGCCGCGTCTCCAGGGGCGGTGGGCGGTCACGCTGGGCACCTTCGACGGTGTGCACCGTGGACACGCGGCGGTTCTGCAGGCGCTGTCGGCGGCGTCGCGACGCAACGGGATCTCCGGTAGCTGTGCGGTCACCTTCGACCCGCATCCCCGCGCGTTTCTCGATCGCGGGCCCGCCCCCGAACTCCTGACGACCCTGGACGAGCGGGCCCGGCTGCTCGAGGCCTCGGGAATCGATGCGCTCGTGGTGCTCGACTTCGACGCCCGTCTCTCGGGACTGCCCTTCGAGGACTTCGTGCGTGACGTCCTGCAGGAGCGTCTGCAGATGTCGCACTTCGTGCTCGGTCACGACGTCCATTTCGGACGGGGGCGGGGTGGCAACGCCCACACCGTGCGCGCCATCGCTCCGCGATCGGGCTTCGGAGTCGAAGAGGTCGGCAGCCTGAGCATCGACGGGGCTCCCGTGAGCAGCACGCGGATCCGCCGGGCACTGCTCGAGGGAGACTTCGGGCACGCGGTCGACCTCATGGGCCACCCCTATCTCTTCGTCGGTCGGGTCGTGCGCGGCCGGGGGCTCGGTCGACAGCTGGGTTTCGCGACCGCGAACCTGGATCTGGCCCCGGATCGGCTGCGGCCGGCTCTGGGCGTGTACGGGGGGTGGACGCGCTGGGACGGCGCGGCCTGGACCCCGGCGATCGCGAACGTCGGGCGGGGACCCACCGTGGCCGACGGCGAACCGCCCCGGGTCGAGGTCCACGTCCCCGGCCGCGCGGTCGACTTGTACGACCGGCGCCTGGAACTGGCCCTCTCGGTCCGGATCCGCCCCGAGGTCCGTTTCCCGGGTCTCGAGGCCCTGCGCACCGCGATCCACCGCGACGTGGAATCCCTGCCCGCCCGCCTCGCGGCGGTCGGGGGGTGGGGCCGGCCCGAACGGATCGACCGCCTCGACCCCCCGGAAGCGGCGGCCGGTTGA
- a CDS encoding bifunctional oligoribonuclease/PAP phosphatase NrnA, translating to MTAFPYPVPESVLASLERSERVLLGTHENPDADGLGSLVATGLALLERGRDVAMVAIDEVPGTLGELTGLDRIPRLDGDPSRYDLALIFDCHRRERLGPGHDRLEQADRVVAIDHHPLDPRGSDCDEVWLVDDAPATAMMVLSLLRELHDMPLGADKASCLYAGLLTDTGGFRHANTTRDALLAAADLVDQGADAAAIADTMLYRRRPEALHLLGEVLLATGYHLDGRVAAMVIDHDLLDRTGAASDETEGLVSYLTSVEGVAVAVMLKQVDADSWRVSLRSGAEVRVDRIARDFGGGGHHRAAAFSVDGVSRETLEAELLDRIANEIPGAPERP from the coding sequence TTGACCGCGTTCCCCTATCCGGTTCCCGAGTCGGTGCTGGCCTCGCTCGAGCGCAGCGAGCGGGTGCTGCTGGGCACGCACGAGAACCCCGATGCCGATGGCCTGGGCAGTCTGGTGGCCACCGGCCTCGCCCTGCTCGAGCGCGGACGCGACGTGGCGATGGTCGCGATCGACGAGGTTCCCGGTACCCTCGGCGAACTGACCGGACTCGACCGGATCCCTCGTCTCGACGGCGATCCGTCCCGTTACGATCTGGCTCTGATCTTCGACTGCCACCGTCGTGAGCGGTTGGGTCCAGGTCACGATCGGCTGGAGCAGGCAGATCGGGTGGTCGCGATCGATCACCATCCTCTCGATCCGCGAGGGAGCGATTGCGACGAGGTCTGGCTGGTGGACGACGCGCCCGCCACGGCCATGATGGTCCTGTCGCTCCTGCGAGAGCTCCACGACATGCCGCTGGGTGCCGACAAGGCGTCGTGTCTGTACGCGGGGCTTCTCACCGACACGGGCGGCTTCCGCCACGCGAACACCACGCGCGACGCCCTGCTGGCCGCCGCCGACCTGGTGGACCAGGGGGCCGACGCCGCGGCCATCGCCGACACCATGCTGTACCGCCGCAGGCCGGAGGCCCTGCACCTGCTGGGTGAGGTGCTCCTGGCCACCGGATACCATCTCGACGGTCGCGTGGCGGCCATGGTGATCGACCACGATCTGCTCGACCGTACGGGGGCGGCGTCCGACGAGACCGAGGGCCTGGTGTCGTACCTCACGAGCGTCGAGGGCGTCGCCGTGGCCGTGATGCTCAAGCAGGTGGACGCGGACAGCTGGCGCGTGAGTCTGCGTTCGGGGGCCGAGGTCCGTGTCGACCGCATCGCCCGCGACTTCGGGGGTGGGGGGCACCACCGGGCGGCGGCCTTCAGTGTCGACGGCGTGTCGCGTGAGACCCTCGAGGCCGAACTGCTCGATCGGATCGCCAACGAGATCCCGGGAGCGCCGGAGCGGCCGTGA
- the rbfA gene encoding 30S ribosome-binding factor RbfA produces MGRDGHLEETLRRVLAATLAQAVDDPRVGFVTVSEVRLNRDRTVAEVFYTVLGGDEERRTSLAGLKRARGFLRQAVGENTRLRQVPELRFRYDESLDRSFRVEELLDRIHRGDESEAGEDPGGNEEGGNDEDGKA; encoded by the coding sequence ATGGGTCGGGACGGACACCTCGAGGAGACGCTACGCCGTGTGTTGGCCGCGACCCTGGCACAGGCGGTCGACGATCCGCGTGTGGGTTTCGTCACCGTGAGCGAGGTCCGGTTGAACCGCGACCGCACCGTGGCCGAGGTCTTCTACACGGTACTGGGCGGCGACGAGGAACGGCGAACGAGTCTGGCCGGTCTCAAGCGAGCGCGCGGTTTCCTGCGCCAGGCCGTGGGCGAGAACACGCGCTTGCGGCAGGTCCCGGAGCTCCGGTTCCGCTACGACGAGTCGCTCGACCGCAGCTTCCGGGTCGAAGAGCTCCTCGATCGCATCCACCGCGGCGACGAGTCCGAGGCCGGCGAGGACCCCGGCGGCAACGAAGAGGGCGGGAACGACGAGGACGGGAAGGCTTGA
- the truB gene encoding tRNA pseudouridine(55) synthase TruB → MSARRHAGPARIVLIDKPEGPTSFDAVRAVRRLLGVRRVGHGGTLDPFATGLLVLGIGPATRLLNLVVAGRKTYRARARFGQETDSGDPTGVVVEESGLPPDSEQIAAAARSFLGTIEQVPPRHSALKIEGRRAYDRVRAGEDFEVPSRRVTVDTFDLLSFDPPFADFEIRCSAGTYVRSLARDLGRAMGSAAHLVALRRTAIGALSVDEAVGLDTIESAHAAGRLLRSPVELARDWPQVHLDDEDARRIRHGDQPPPAWSEGTGGAPYVALVDVTGELVAVAVRRDDGSLRLAVVLPAEVTA, encoded by the coding sequence GTGAGTGCGCGACGCCACGCGGGACCGGCGCGGATCGTCCTGATCGACAAGCCGGAGGGGCCGACCAGCTTCGACGCGGTGCGTGCGGTGCGGCGTCTGCTCGGCGTGCGGCGCGTCGGTCACGGAGGCACTCTGGATCCCTTCGCGACGGGGCTGCTCGTCCTGGGGATCGGGCCGGCCACGCGCCTGCTGAATCTGGTTGTGGCCGGACGGAAGACCTATCGCGCCCGCGCGCGGTTCGGGCAGGAGACGGACAGTGGCGATCCCACCGGGGTGGTGGTGGAGGAATCCGGACTGCCTCCGGACTCCGAGCAGATCGCCGCCGCGGCCCGGAGTTTCCTGGGGACCATCGAACAGGTACCGCCCCGCCACAGCGCGCTGAAGATCGAGGGCCGGCGCGCCTACGATCGCGTCCGCGCGGGCGAGGACTTCGAGGTCCCGTCCCGGCGCGTGACCGTCGACACCTTCGATCTGCTCTCCTTCGATCCTCCCTTCGCCGACTTCGAGATCCGGTGCAGCGCCGGGACCTACGTCCGCAGCCTCGCGCGCGACCTCGGGCGTGCGATGGGGAGCGCCGCCCACCTCGTCGCGCTCCGTCGCACCGCGATCGGAGCCCTGAGCGTCGACGAGGCCGTGGGCCTCGACACGATCGAGAGTGCTCACGCGGCCGGGAGACTCCTGCGCTCACCGGTCGAGCTGGCGCGGGACTGGCCGCAGGTGCACCTCGACGACGAGGACGCCCGCCGGATCCGCCACGGGGACCAACCACCTCCCGCCTGGTCGGAAGGCACCGGGGGCGCGCCGTATGTCGCGCTCGTCGACGTGACGGGCGAGCTCGTGGCCGTCGCCGTGCGCCGCGACGACGGCTCCCTGCGGCTGGCCGTGGTCCTCCCGGCGGAGGTCACCGCGTGA